One genomic segment of Hordeum vulgare subsp. vulgare chromosome 2H, MorexV3_pseudomolecules_assembly, whole genome shotgun sequence includes these proteins:
- the LOC123428420 gene encoding uncharacterized protein LOC123428420, with translation MVAYSDADWAGCPDTRGSTSDYCVYLGLPSSLGRPNDNRRCLALVLRQSIGRWLTALPNAPGCGSFLRSFITMFSGGRTKRFFPLLLRTTLVFYPARQERPRPTHSLALLGTSDPGENKPSDMSGSLAFPSRAVANMMRRWNYREGSGLGAQGQGIVLPIRAVVRVRRRPKAGLGYREKPYDNGLHVPPEPPVDEECREWEDIARAMRLETECCETILALLHDMRLQRDDSVETADALKAVAKSKKALRGKRVPGTFKARLPPSAARYIIEQVIMPRMVAGVREWKPSSWDPDCGDWLRPWIPLIGHLPESLYDIVESKISNCGYEVVSPWKEYLNPVQWDTFSKRDILPYLTRLVREMRITPPKQTDPSFRTVMLWAPLVRAQDVMSILEAERFFDKWEGALRRWLQAAKPSLGEATAWCTGWKKLFTPELLTDESVLAHLDAGLDMVDPVMQDLDSLFSKL, from the exons ATGGTTGCATATTCCGACGCTGACTGGGCAGGCTGCCCTGACACCCGTGGTTCTACATCCGACTACTGCGTCTACCTGGGCCTTCCCTCATCTCTTGGTCGTCCAAATGACAACCGACGGTGTCTCGCTCTAGTGCTGAGGCAGAGTATAGGGCGGTGGCTAACGGCGTTGCCGAATGCTCCTGGTTGCGGCAGCTTCTTGAGGAGCTTCATCACGAT GTTTTCCGGCGGCCGCACCAAACGTTTCTTTCCGCTTTTGCTGCGTACTACTCTTGTTTTCTACCCTGCTCGGCAAGAGCGACCCCGCCCAACCCATTCCCTTGCCCTGCTCGGCACGAGCGACCCCGGCGAAAACAAGCCATCCGACATGTCCGGCAGCTTGGCGTTCCCCAGCCGGGCGGTGGCCAACATGATGCGGCGATGGAATTACCGGGAAGGCTCGGGCCTCGGCGCGCAGGGGCAAGGGATCGTCCTGCCTATACGGGCCGTCGTGCGGGTGCGGCGACGTCCAAAGGCCGGCCTCGGCTACCGTGAGAAACCATACGACAATGGTCTCCACGTGCCGCCGGAGCCTCCCGTGGATGAGGAGTGCCGCGAGTGGGAGGATATTGCGCGGGCCATGCGGCTCGAAACCGAGTGCTGCGAGACGATCCTCGCGCTCCTGCATGACATGAGGCTCCAACGGGACGACAGCGTGGAGACGGCGGATGCGCTCAAGGCCGTGGCTAAGTCCAAGAAGGCGCTCCGTGGGAAGCGCGTGCCAGGGACGTTCAAAGCCAGGCTGCCTCCTTCCGCCGCGCGCTACATAATCGAGCAGGTGATCATGCCGAGGATGGTCGCCGGCGTGCGAGAGTGGAAGCCGTCGTCATGGGATCCGGACTGTGGCGACTGGCTACGCCCGTGGATTCCCCTCATCGGACACTTGCCAGAGAGCCTCTACGACATCGTGGAGAGCAAGATCAGCAACTGTGGTTACGAAGTCGTATCGCCATGGAAGGAATACCTTAACCCGGTGCAATGGGACACCTTCAGCAAACGTGACATCTTGCCATATCTAACACGGTTAGTACGGGAGATGAGGATCACGCCGCCCAAGCAGACCGACCCTTCGTTCCGAACCGTCATGTTATGGGCACCTCTCGTGCGCGCTCAAGACGTGATGTCCATCCTTGAGGCCGAACGGTTCTTCGACAAGTGGGAAGGCGCGCTGCGACGCTGGCTGCAAGCCGCCAAGCCCTCGTTGGGGGAGGCCACCGCATGGTGCACTGGATGGAAGAAGCTCTTCACACCGGAGCTGCTCACCGACGAAAGTGTGCTCGCGCATCTTGATGCTGGCCTTGATATGGTCGATCCTGTAATGCAAGACCTCGACAGTCTTTTTAGCAAGTTGTAG
- the LOC123426775 gene encoding probable pectinesterase/pectinesterase inhibitor 51, with protein MPRAHPRRRRLLPVAAAAAALALLALLVLLPTAPPGEPAAPASLLRAAIATHPPPASYAHPCADHLSLSLHRLRAALSALESGDLPAALHLASASLQYQYDCSHLLSLPAFPSHPLTSRFLNSLTPQTLTAAPKPSSFYSTVAAFPAKVRASATVCKSNPACGFSNVQDAVNAAPNYTGGHFLITVSAGIYKENVVIPHEKTNILLVGEGMGATVITASRSVGIEGLGTYDTATVVVVGDGFRARDITFENTAGAGAHQAVAFRSDSDRSVLENVEFRGHQDTLYARTMRQLYRRCHITGTVDFVFGNAAAMFEECVIETVPRAEGSGKSARNVVAANGRIDPGQTTGFVFQNCTVDGSKDFIVLFQAKPQSYRLYLGRPWKEYARTLFVSCYLGKVVRPEGWLPWRGDFALKTLYYGEFDSRGPGANQTSRVGWSSQTPEQHVRFYSVENFIQGHEWIAC; from the coding sequence ATGCCGCGCGCCCACCCCCGCCGGCGCCGCCTCCTTCCGGTCGCCGCGGCGGCGGCCGCCCTCGCGCTCCTCGCGCTGCTTGTCCTCCTGCCCACCGCGCCACCGGGGGAACCCGCGGCCCCCGCCTCCCTCCTCCGCGCGGCCATCGCCACGCACCCGCCCCCCGCCTCCTACGCGCACCCGTGCGCCGACCACCTCTCACTCTCGCTCCACCGCCTACGCGCGGCGCTCTCCGCGCTCGAGTCCGGCGACCTCCCGGCGGCACTccacctcgcctccgcctcgctcCAGTACCAGTATGACTGCTCCCACCTCCTGTCCCTCCCCGCCTTCCCCTCCCACCCGCTCACCTCCCGCTTCCTCAACTCCCTCACCCCGCAGACCCTAACCGCAGCACCCAaaccctcctccttctactccacGGTCGCAGCATTTCCGGCGAAGGTCCGTGCGTCCGCCACCGTCTGCAAGTCCAATCCAGCGTGCGGCTTCTCGAATGTGCAAGACGCCGTCAATGCGGCGCCGAATTACACTGGCGGGCACTTCCTCATCACCGTCTCTGCAGGTATATACAAGGAAAACGTCGTAATTCCGCACGAGAAGACCAACATTTTGCTGGTGGGTGAGGGAATGGGGGCTACCGTGATCACTGCCTCACGGAGCGTGGGAATCGAAGGACTTGGCACTTATGACACTGCTACGGTGGTCGTCGTCGGCGATGGCTTCCGGGCCAGGGACATCACATTTGAGAATACTGCTGGGGCAGGAGCTCACCAGGCGGTTGCGTTCCGGTCGGACAGCGACCGATCCGTTCTGGAGAATGTGGAGTTCCGAGGGCATCAGGACACCTTGTATGCTCGCACGATGCGGCAGTTATATCGCCGATGCCATATTACTGGAACTGTGGATTTTGTATTTGGGAATGCCGCAGCTATGTTTGAGGAATGTGTGATTGAGACGGTGCCGCGGGCAGAGGGGTCCGGGAAGAGCGCGCGCAATGTGGTGGCAGCAAATGGGAGGATTGATCCAGGGCAGACCACTGGGTTTGTGTTTCAAAATTGCACAGTGGATGGTAGCAAAGATTTCATCGTGTTGTTCCAGGCAAAGCCGCAATCGTACCGGCTCTATTTGGGCCGTCCATGGAAGGAGTATGCAAGGACACTGTTTGTGAGCTGTTATTTGGGCAAGGTTGTCAGGCCGGAGGGTTGGCTTCCTTGGCGAGGTGATTTTGCACTCAAGACACTGTATTATGGGGAGTTTGATAGTCGAGGCCCCGGTGCAAATCAGACATCAAGGGTCGGGTGGAGCAGTCAGACGCCAGAACAGCATGTCAGATTCTACTCAGTAGAGAACTTTATCCAGGGACATGAATGGATCGCATGCTAA
- the LOC123426774 gene encoding uncharacterized protein LOC123426774 — protein sequence MDLVSGRVIQRCSPSWRGVKPPRAPLLLASWAAAGGSAFPGCSCAPAVCGNGSAVVPFAKKKRKGYSVEPPDGEEKEDGAPDEAEGEVDDVDGDVEEEEGDEEDAGDDDDIMDDNDSENDDDYDFEDDFESDDEQDLYVGDGGAGGGVALAGTWWGKEALALAEEVSASFDGDLKIYAFKATANLEIRVRIEKMSTRYGSPTIDDIEAYTIAYRAKLDDAESAGRIPKNVSLEVSSPGVERVIRVPDDLERFKERSMYVRYVITSEDAATPQEGDGVFRLISYDVDLCECTWGIADVKINRQQTGKGRPLSKKQREWRLQTPFESLKLVRVYSEC from the exons ATGGATTTGGTCTCTGGGAGGGTGATTCAGCGGTGCTCGCCTTCCTGGAGAGGCGTCAAACCGCCGAGAGCTCCTCTCCTGCTTGCTTCCTGGGCTGCCGCCGGCGGCAGCGCGTTTCCTGGATGCTCCTGCGCGCCAGCTGTTTGTGGAAATGGGTCTGCGGTGGTGCCCTTTgccaagaagaagaggaaggggtACAGCGTCGAGCCGCCTGAcggagaggagaaggaagatggtGCTCCTGATGAGGCAGAGGGTGAGGTCgacgatgttgatggtgacgtggaggaggaggagggcgacgaggagGATGCCGGCGATGACGACG ATATAATGGATGACAATGACAGCGAAAATGATGATGACTATGACTTCGAAGATGATTTTGAGAGTGATGATGAACAAGACCTTTAT GTTGGAGATGGAGGTGCTGGTGGTGGAGTAGCACTTGCTGGTACATGGTGGGGCAAGGAAGCTTTGGCTTTGGCCGAGGAGGTTTCGGCATCATTCGATGGCGACTTGAAAATTTATGCTTTCAAGGCAACTGCAAATTTGGAAATCAGAGTTCGCATCGAGAAGATGTCCACTAG GTATGGTTCTCCAACTATTGATGATATTGAAGCATACACAATTGCATACCGTGCAAAGTTGGATGATGCAGAGTCAGCAGGCAGGATACCAAAAAACGTATCCTTGGAG GTGTCATCCCCTGGCGTGGAGAGAGTCATCCGCGTCCCAGATGACCTTGAACGCTTCAAAGAACGGTCGATGTATGTCAGATACGTTATAACAAGCGAGGATGCAGCCACGCCCCAGGAAGGCGACGGCGTGTTCAGGCTCATTTCCTATGACGTGGACCTGTGTGAGTGCACCTGGGGCATAGCCGATGTGAAGATTAACCGGCAGCAGACCGGCAAGGGCAGGCCTCTGAGCAAGAAGCAAAGAGAATGGCGTCTGCAGACGCCGTTCGAGTCACTGAAGTTGGTCAGGGTGTACTCTGAATGTTGA